The DNA segment AGGGCAATTTGTCGATGACCAAACGGCTTGACTTCAGCGTTGGCAACAGCTTTTTCCGCAACCCTTGGGTAGAAGCACCTGCCAGCACCAAAGCCCGTGACGGTCTTGGGCCGCTGTTCAACACCAACGCCTGCCAGGGTTGCCACCTGAAAGATGGCCGCGGCCACCCTCCAACCGTTGATACACCCTCGGTCTCTTTGTTTCTACGCCTGGCAGTGCCCCACGACCCTATTGAGGACGCCGACATTTTGCGCACCAACGGGTTCAAGCCCCATCCGGTCTACGGAGGGCAGCTACAAACCTTTGCCCTGCCCGGCGCCAAGCCTGAAGCCGACATGGTTTTGAGTTGGGTCAAGCGCGTGGATGTACTTGCTGACGGCACCGAGGTGGAGTTACGCGAACCCGTGTACACCATAGAGAATGCTAACTATGGGCCTTTGGGAGACGACCTGTTGATTTCACCTCGAGTAGCGCCCCCAATGATTGGAATGGGACTGTTAGAAGCCATTCCCGCCGAAACGGTAGCGGCCCTGGCCGACCCCGATGACGCCAACAGCGACGGCATCAGCGGAAAAGTTAACCAAGTGTGGGACATCGCCAGTGGCCGGACTGTCGCCGGACGCTTTGGCTGGAAAGCTGCAGAGCCCGATGTGCACCAGCAAAGCATGGGCGCCTTTGCTGGTGATATGGGCCTTACCTCATCACTGAAAACCGCCACCGACTGCACGCCAAGCCAGAACTGTGGCGACTGGGCTAATGGCGGCGAACCGGAAGTAACGGACAAAATTGCTGATTTCGTGACCTTCTACTCTAAAAGCCTGGCCGTTCCTGCCCGCCGCGATATGAATAACGCCGCGGTGCAGCAAGGCGCCCGTCTGTTCAACGAAAACGGCTGTGCTGCTTGCCATACGCCTACCCACGTAACCGGTGTTGACCCGCAACGTCCAGACCTGAGCAATCAGACCATCTGGCCATACAGCGACCTATTGCTACACGATATGGGGCCGGCACTGGCAGACGGTCGCGACGAGTTTTTGGCCAACGGCAATGAATGGCGTACGGCTCCTCTTTGGGGCGTTGGCATGGCTCAGCAGGTAAATCCTTTAGCCGGGTTTTTACACGATGGCAGGGCGCGCACGCTGGAAGAAGCGATTCTTTGGCACGGTGGCGAAGCGCAACCGGCCAGCGACCTCTATCGCCAGATGGCCCCGCAGCAGCGCCAGGCGCTGGTTGAATTTCTAAACTCACTGTAAGGACGTTTTATGTTGCGATTTACCCGCTATTTCCGCACCGCAGCACTTACCCTTTTGCTGCCGACGCTGGTATTGCCGGGCATTGCGCTGGCTGCGTCGGCGGAATCCGGAACGGCTGTAGAACAGCACGCACGCGCAAGTTGGCATCAGGGCATCGGCCGCGGCTATCAGACTTTAGCCAGTGACAGTGAAACCTTGTTACAGCAGGCAAAAGCCTATTGCCAACAGCCCTCAACGGAAGCTCGCAGTTCCGTTGAGAGTGCCTGGAAACAGGCGTTTAAAGCCTGGCAGCAAGTGCGCTTTGTGAACTTTGGGCCGGTTGAAACCAACAACCGCGCCTGGCAGTTCCAATTTTGGCCGGATCCGAAAAACCTGATTGCCCGCAAAGCCGATCTTCTGCTGAAAGATGGCTCCGCGGTCAGTGCCGAAACTATCGGTCAGGCCGGCGTGGCGGTTCAGGGTTTTCCGATGCTGGAATACCTACTGTTTGACACGCGTTTCAATACCAATGATCACGCCCTGCCAGCCGAGACAAGCTGCCAGATTCTGATTCAGGTGGCCGCCCATGTGGTCGATAACAGTCAGCAGTTGGTTGCAGACTGGAGCGAGTTTAGAACCCATTACCTGGCAACCGGCAACTACACCCACGCCACCATTCGCGCCGCTATGAGCGCACTGGAAGTGGTCGAAGAACGCCGACTGGCCACTCCCATGGGATTGCGCGGTAATGGCAAACGCTCTGTTTACGCAGCCGACGCCTGGCGCAGTGGCAGCAGTCTGGCCAGCATTGCTGCCAGCGTTGACGGCTTGCAAAAGTACTTCTTGCCCGGCCTGGAAGAGCTGTTGAACAAGCAAGGCGAGAGCGACCTGGCGCAACGCATCAGCAGGCAGTTTGGCGAAGTACAGGAGCACTTCCCGGCAATGGATCTTGCATTGAATCCACTGTTAGAAGATGACAACGCCTACCGCAGCCTTCAGGGCCTGTACGTTGACGTGTCGCAACTGACAACGCTGGTCAGCGGTGAAGCCGCCACCACTCTAGGGGTGATTCGCGGCTTTAATTCCAGTGATGGCGACTGAGCCATCATGAGTTTAAATCGCAGACAGTTCCTCGCAGCCTTTGGTAGCGCCATAGGCGCAACCGGCTTAAGCCTGACTGGCTGCTCGCTGCTGCCGGCAAAGGCTGATTCGCTGAAGGGCCGTGAGTACGTGGGCGCCAGCATGCACGATGATGGCAGCTTTGCTGTGCACAGTTTGAACAGCAACGGCACACCACTTTGGCAAACGGACGTTGAAGCCCGCTGCCACGGTGGCTGTTTTCGCCCGCACACTACCCAGGTACTGATGTTCGAGCGCCGGCCAGGATGGTGGTTTCACGTGTTTGACAACAGCAGTGGCAAGCGCCTGGCACACATAAAAGCCAATGACGGCGAACATTTTTACGGCCATGGCGTGTTCTCCCCCGATGGCCGTTATTTGTACGCAACAGCCAACCGCTATGAGCGCGGCAACGGTATTATTGCGGTGTACGACGCCAAGGCTCGCTATGCGCGTGTCAACACGCTCGATCTGAACGGCATAGGCCCACACGAACTACAACTGCACCCGGATGGCCAAACCCTGGTTATCGCTCTGGGTGGCATAAAAACCCACCCGGATTACGATCGCATCAAGATGAACCTGAAGTCCATGGCACCCGCGCTGATGCTGGTGGACCGTACCAGCGGCGAGATTCGCGCGCGCTTCAGCCCCTCACACCATCAACTGAGTTGCCGTCATCTGGACGTGACCCCACAAGGCCATATCTATGCGGGCTATCAGTACCAAGGGCTGAGTGACCAGGCACCGCCATTGATCGCCAGGTACCGCAATGGTCAGTTTGATGAAATCCGCTTTACTGACGATGTCCAACCACGATTGGCAAACTACATTGCCAGCGTGTGCGCCCATCCCCAGAACGATCTGGTCGCGGTGACTGCGCCCCGCGGTGGCCGCGCCCTCATATTTGAGGGCGCGACAGGGCGAATACTCCGCAACGAAGCCATAACCGATGGCGCCGGCGTGGAAGCCCTGGCCGGCGGCGACTTTTTGATCACTACCGGCCAGGGCAAACTGATCCGCATGAGCACAGGCAAGCCAGCACAGGAACTGGCCACTCTACCCCTACACTGGGACAACCATCTGGTTTAGCCCATCCATAGCGACTAGTATGCTTGGCACTCACGTTTCACAGGGAGTGCTGGTGTGCCACCGTCCAAAACACCTTTAGACCGACTCTATGGGCTGATAGCCAACGAAGAAGACGTCAGGGTCTGCAAAGACATTCCCGATTCAGCCTGCCGCGAAGTACCGCGTAACTTTTTCCTGATTCTAGCGGCAAACGTTCTCACCAAACTCGGTGACCTGCTGATCAGTCCAAAAACGGTGCTGGCCTGGCTAATGAGTTCGGTTGGCGCCCCGGCCCTGGTGGCCTGGTTGGTACCCATTCGTGAATCCGGCTCTATGGTTCCGCAAATGGTGATAGCCGCCTGGGTGCGGCGTAAGCCTGTGCGTAAATGGTTCTGGACTCTGGGCAGCCTGGGCCAATCCCTGAGCGTGGCCGCCATGGCCGCCAGCGTCTGGTTTCTGAACGGTTACAGCGCCGGCTATGGCCTTATTGTCGCGCTCATTCTGTTCTCCCTCTCCCGCGGTTTCTGCTCAGTGTCGATGAAAGATGTTCAGGGCAAGTGCATTCCAAAAACCCGTCGTGGCCGATTGTCTGGCCTGGCCTCCACCCTCGGCGGCACTGCCACCGTTGCCCTCACCGCCCTGTTGTTCTGGGATCGGGGCGACCCAAGCATGGCTTTTTACAGCCTGCTCTTGTTGTTGGCTGCCGCTTTGTGGCTGATTGCCGGCGCGCTGTTTGCCGGCGTTGAAGAGTACCCCGGTGAAACCGGCGGTGGCGGCAACGCCATCCACGATGCCATTTCCAGCCTGTCGCTGCTGAAAAGCGACAAACCGTTTCGCCACTTTGTAATTACCCGCGCTCTGCTGCTGTGCTCTGCCCTGGCCGCACCGTATTTCGTGGTATTGGCTCAACAGCAAACCGAATCCGGCTGGGCACTGGGGGTTTTCTTGCTGGCCAGTAGCATGGCCAGTTCATTGAGCGCCAGTTTTTGGGGCTGGGCCGCCGATACGTCTAGCCGTAAAGTCATGATTCGCGGCGCGCTCATGGCCAGCATGGTGTGCCTGAGTGTTGCAGGTATCTCTCTGGTAATGGGGGAATCCATGGGCGGCTTGTGGTTCTATCCAAGTGCCTTTTTTGTGCTCAGCATCGCCCACGCCGGCGTAAGGCTTGGCCGGAAAACCTATCTGGTGGATATGGCGGGGGGCAACAAACGCACAGATTACACCGCTGTCAGTAACACCGTTATCGGTGTTTTACTGCTGGCAACCGGAGCCCTGACGGCACTGATCTCAACATTTTCGAATATTGCAGTTATTCTGGTGCTGGGGCTCATGGGTCTGGCCGGTGCGATCAGCGCCATGGGTTTGAGTGAAGTGACCGGCGACGATAACCCCTAAACGCCGAGCGCCGGTCGGGCTGGCCACTTAAACGGCGTTGCTAGCGCTTTGAGGGTGGTAACCAATGCGGAACCCACCCCAATGTTTGCCGTCGATGTAGATGGGCACTGACAGGTCGTGCATAATTTCACCGGTGTCGCGGCGATACGTTTGCAGCAGCATTTCTTGAGTATGGCTACCGCAGCGAATGCCCGTGCGATCATTGAACAACCGCTTACTGCGGCTACGCGCCAAATCGGTGGCGGCATTTCCAGTAGAAGCGTGGGCGAACTCGCGGTTATGGGTAGGAACGTAGCCATCCGGCGCGGTGGTAATAGCGTACACTATCTGCTTGTTGGCGCCCTTTACTGCCTCCTGGATAACAGGCAAGGCCTGATCAGTGAAGCGGTCAAACCCAGAGGTGTATTTTGGCGGATTAGTATTGGCCACAGGCTGACGATTTCGATCGAACAGGGCCGCGGCGCTGAGTTTATTGTCCCTGAGAGCTTTGGTCAGAACATCAGCAACTTGCGCTGCGCCAACGCTGGCGTGTTGGAAAAACGGACGGTGGTAACTGGTCTCGCTGTTTAACGCAAACACCGCGTTTGTGGTTTCAGCGATTTCCATAAGGCGGGTGGCCTGCTTTGCCAGCGACGCGACACTGACATCGCTCTCGGTAATGTCATCGCGCACCGTTTCGATCACCGTGAATATTTGCTGCAAATTGTGTTCGTTGTCGCGATCAATGCTCGCAATCTGCGAGACCTGTTGCTGAAGCTGATCAGACTGCTCACGAATACCGTCCAGTTGTGTTCCCACCGATTCCACCGACGCCACGCCCTGCTCAATGCTGACCGTCAAGGCTTCTATTCCGGTCACAATCTGGGCAGTGTCTTCGCGAATTTCCCCCAAGGTAGCTGCAACATCGGCCGTGGCTTCTGCGGTGCGACTTGCCAACTGCCTTACCTCGTCGGCAACCACGGCAAACCCACGCCCCTGATCGCCAGCCCGAGCTGCTTCAATAGCCGCGTTCAGAGCCAACAGATTGGTTTGCTCAGCAATGCCCTGAATCGTGTTAGTAACCCCCTGAATCCGATTAGACTTTTCATTAAGGTGTTGAATGCGTATCAAGTTCTCATCAGACTGACGATGCACATTGCGAATACGCTCAATCACCTGCACCAGTGCCTGACGGCCGTCTTGGCTCGCCGAACTGGCCTGCTGCGCAAGGGCCGCCGCATCATTGGCCTGCAAGGTCGATGCCTGAGTGGCGCCCGTAATCTCGCCGGCGAATTCGGCAAGCCTGGCGGTCTCCTTCACCTGGCGATCCAACCGCAGTTTCAACTGATCGGCAGCATAAGACACTTCAGCGGCAGAAATGGCGTTGGTATTGGCGCTATGGCGAAGATTTTCCAGCAGCGCGCGGCCTGCTTTCGCATCGCTGAGTAGCTGCGCGCACAAACTTGCAAGCGGGTGACCCGG comes from the Marinobacter psychrophilus genome and includes:
- a CDS encoding methyl-accepting chemotaxis protein, with the translated sequence MVFVDKATKGWGLVMVLATLVGGALVAAVTALDLVSVLTGLAVGLGVASFFIAWRILAPAQRSLIHLSQGQLAPGHPLASLCAQLLSDAKAGRALLENLRHSANTNAISAAEVSYAADQLKLRLDRQVKETARLAEFAGEITGATQASTLQANDAAALAQQASSASQDGRQALVQVIERIRNVHRQSDENLIRIQHLNEKSNRIQGVTNTIQGIAEQTNLLALNAAIEAARAGDQGRGFAVVADEVRQLASRTAEATADVAATLGEIREDTAQIVTGIEALTVSIEQGVASVESVGTQLDGIREQSDQLQQQVSQIASIDRDNEHNLQQIFTVIETVRDDITESDVSVASLAKQATRLMEIAETTNAVFALNSETSYHRPFFQHASVGAAQVADVLTKALRDNKLSAAALFDRNRQPVANTNPPKYTSGFDRFTDQALPVIQEAVKGANKQIVYAITTAPDGYVPTHNREFAHASTGNAATDLARSRSKRLFNDRTGIRCGSHTQEMLLQTYRRDTGEIMHDLSVPIYIDGKHWGGFRIGYHPQSASNAV
- a CDS encoding di-heme oxidoreductase family protein, with protein sequence MKTFLLTGALAFASAPLFANAATSAGGSSEHAGYALQTTPMTGGAGTVNQPDTNAFSRPQGNLSMTKRLDFSVGNSFFRNPWVEAPASTKARDGLGPLFNTNACQGCHLKDGRGHPPTVDTPSVSLFLRLAVPHDPIEDADILRTNGFKPHPVYGGQLQTFALPGAKPEADMVLSWVKRVDVLADGTEVELREPVYTIENANYGPLGDDLLISPRVAPPMIGMGLLEAIPAETVAALADPDDANSDGISGKVNQVWDIASGRTVAGRFGWKAAEPDVHQQSMGAFAGDMGLTSSLKTATDCTPSQNCGDWANGGEPEVTDKIADFVTFYSKSLAVPARRDMNNAAVQQGARLFNENGCAACHTPTHVTGVDPQRPDLSNQTIWPYSDLLLHDMGPALADGRDEFLANGNEWRTAPLWGVGMAQQVNPLAGFLHDGRARTLEEAILWHGGEAQPASDLYRQMAPQQRQALVEFLNSL
- a CDS encoding imelysin family protein; translated protein: MLRFTRYFRTAALTLLLPTLVLPGIALAASAESGTAVEQHARASWHQGIGRGYQTLASDSETLLQQAKAYCQQPSTEARSSVESAWKQAFKAWQQVRFVNFGPVETNNRAWQFQFWPDPKNLIARKADLLLKDGSAVSAETIGQAGVAVQGFPMLEYLLFDTRFNTNDHALPAETSCQILIQVAAHVVDNSQQLVADWSEFRTHYLATGNYTHATIRAAMSALEVVEERRLATPMGLRGNGKRSVYAADAWRSGSSLASIAASVDGLQKYFLPGLEELLNKQGESDLAQRISRQFGEVQEHFPAMDLALNPLLEDDNAYRSLQGLYVDVSQLTTLVSGEAATTLGVIRGFNSSDGD
- a CDS encoding DUF1513 domain-containing protein, with the protein product MSLNRRQFLAAFGSAIGATGLSLTGCSLLPAKADSLKGREYVGASMHDDGSFAVHSLNSNGTPLWQTDVEARCHGGCFRPHTTQVLMFERRPGWWFHVFDNSSGKRLAHIKANDGEHFYGHGVFSPDGRYLYATANRYERGNGIIAVYDAKARYARVNTLDLNGIGPHELQLHPDGQTLVIALGGIKTHPDYDRIKMNLKSMAPALMLVDRTSGEIRARFSPSHHQLSCRHLDVTPQGHIYAGYQYQGLSDQAPPLIARYRNGQFDEIRFTDDVQPRLANYIASVCAHPQNDLVAVTAPRGGRALIFEGATGRILRNEAITDGAGVEALAGGDFLITTGQGKLIRMSTGKPAQELATLPLHWDNHLV
- a CDS encoding MFS transporter: MPPSKTPLDRLYGLIANEEDVRVCKDIPDSACREVPRNFFLILAANVLTKLGDLLISPKTVLAWLMSSVGAPALVAWLVPIRESGSMVPQMVIAAWVRRKPVRKWFWTLGSLGQSLSVAAMAASVWFLNGYSAGYGLIVALILFSLSRGFCSVSMKDVQGKCIPKTRRGRLSGLASTLGGTATVALTALLFWDRGDPSMAFYSLLLLLAAALWLIAGALFAGVEEYPGETGGGGNAIHDAISSLSLLKSDKPFRHFVITRALLLCSALAAPYFVVLAQQQTESGWALGVFLLASSMASSLSASFWGWAADTSSRKVMIRGALMASMVCLSVAGISLVMGESMGGLWFYPSAFFVLSIAHAGVRLGRKTYLVDMAGGNKRTDYTAVSNTVIGVLLLATGALTALISTFSNIAVILVLGLMGLAGAISAMGLSEVTGDDNP